The stretch of DNA GATCACGCACGTCTTCACGCCGGATCAGTTCCACGAAATCGCCGACGAACTCGGCGTTCCGGACCTCGCCGAGACCGAGGTAGACGAGGTGTTGCAGCGCCACGAGTCGGTTCGGCACTTCGAGCGCCTCTTCGACGACCACGGCGTCGGCTACGAACTCAGAGGCGTCGTCGGCGACATCAGCGACGGAATCATCGACATCGCCACGGCGACGGGCAGCGACCGCGTCGTGGTCTCCGGGCGATCACGGTCCCGGGTCGGCAAGGCGGTGTTCGGCAGCACGGCCCAGGACGTGTTGTTGAACTCGCCGTGCCCGGTCACGTTCGTGAAGGAGCGAGATTGAGCGACCGGAGGATCGGCTATCGCGTCACTCGTAGACGTGCACCGATCCGGTCGCGTTATCCTCGATGTAGTCCCAGTCGTACTCGACGCCCAGTCCGGGACCGTCGGGGACGGCCACCGTCCCGTCGGCGTCGATGGTGTCGATCATGTCGGAGTAGCCGCCCTCGTAGACGGGTGGGATGGGGTTGTCGACGTTCGGATGCACCAGTGCGAGTTCGTAGTAGTTGGTGTTGCGCGTGGCGGCCATGCAGTGTCGCTGGGCCGGCCCGGGGGCGTGGAACTCGACGTCGAGGCCGAACGCCTCGGTCATGCGGGCGATCTTCATCGCGCCGGTGATGCCCGCGTCGTACTCGGGGTCGGCGCGGACGAAGTCGGTCGCGTCCGCCTGCACGAAGTCGGCGTGTGGCTCCAGGCCCCGGACGTGTTCGGTCTGCAGGATCGACGTCTCGAGGCTCTCCCGGAGTTTGCGGTGGGCGTGCTGGGAGATGCCGCCGTCGCGGTACGGATCCTCGTACCAGAAAAAGCCCGCCTCGTCACAGGCCCGGCCCACTTTCAGCGCGTCCGCGAACGTCTCGTACTGACAGGCCGGGTCGAGCATGAGGTCCATCTCCGAGCCGACCCGCTCGCCGAGCGTGCGGACCGTCTCGATTTCCCGGTCGATGTCGCGCCACTCGTCGGACCCCCAGACGTGCATCTTGAACGCGGGATA from Haloplanus salinus encodes:
- a CDS encoding universal stress protein, with the protein product MFEPLETILLTVGPNDKNRLDELGEAVLQVAKPTDATVVITHVFTPDQFHEIADELGVPDLAETEVDEVLQRHESVRHFERLFDDHGVGYELRGVVGDISDGIIDIATATGSDRVVVSGRSRSRVGKAVFGSTAQDVLLNSPCPVTFVKERD
- a CDS encoding mandelate racemase family protein encodes the protein MSPTITRVESTEFSYPLEDVGQNPDGFSLVYDPGETTHRTLFALQIHTDEGITGEYVGGSSPGAAQINTFADYLVGKNPLAREKHWSEIKRALRKYDRMGMGPIDIALWDFAGKYYDAPIHELLGTYRTRLPAYASTYEADENGGLDSPEAYADFAEECLEMGYPAFKMHVWGSDEWRDIDREIETVRTLGERVGSEMDLMLDPACQYETFADALKVGRACDEAGFFWYEDPYRDGGISQHAHRKLRESLETSILQTEHVRGLEPHADFVQADATDFVRADPEYDAGITGAMKIARMTEAFGLDVEFHAPGPAQRHCMAATRNTNYYELALVHPNVDNPIPPVYEGGYSDMIDTIDADGTVAVPDGPGLGVEYDWDYIEDNATGSVHVYE